A window from Leptospira meyeri encodes these proteins:
- a CDS encoding putative Ig domain-containing protein: MNNAFFRFTIFLISCFIVSCDLIQKSKNDNKEILSLLVIGNSIPGNSNNPPSNLSYSRTSFVFFRNAAISTKIPTVNGVIQSCKTNLTLPTGVNLSNSCYISGTPTANKAATSYEITGSNQFGSASTTISIEVKDSLCGNNVIEGNEVCDDGNTVGGDGCNNTCTGV, from the coding sequence ATGAATAATGCATTTTTCCGTTTTACGATATTTTTGATTTCTTGTTTCATAGTTAGTTGTGACTTAATTCAGAAGTCAAAAAACGATAATAAAGAAATTCTATCTTTGCTGGTAATTGGGAATTCAATTCCAGGTAATAGCAATAATCCTCCTTCGAATTTAAGTTATAGCCGAACTTCTTTTGTTTTTTTTAGAAATGCAGCGATCTCTACAAAAATTCCAACTGTTAATGGTGTAATACAGTCGTGCAAAACAAACCTTACACTACCTACTGGTGTCAATCTTTCCAATTCCTGTTATATTTCTGGCACACCAACTGCGAATAAAGCCGCAACAAGTTATGAAATCACTGGGTCAAATCAATTCGGTTCTGCCTCTACTACCATATCAATTGAAGTAAAAGATTCTCTTTGCGGGAACAATGTTATTGAAGGAAATGAAGTGTGCGATGACGGAAATACGGTTGGCGGCGACGGATGCAACAATACTTGTACGGGCGTCTGA
- a CDS encoding DUF7661 family protein — protein sequence MEYYVYRKKIIVEREKERWIVFYSCNDGKRRVAEDIYIPSEVKKENLLQYLEDLLHEWASQID from the coding sequence ATGGAATATTATGTTTATCGGAAAAAAATAATAGTTGAACGTGAAAAAGAGAGATGGATTGTCTTTTATTCTTGCAATGACGGTAAACGACGAGTTGCAGAAGATATTTACATTCCATCAGAGGTGAAAAAAGAAAACTTATTGCAATATCTAGAAGATCTTTTGCATGAATGGGCAAGTCAAATTGATTGA